From Aedes albopictus strain Foshan chromosome 1, AalbF5, whole genome shotgun sequence, one genomic window encodes:
- the LOC109421825 gene encoding zinc finger SWIM domain-containing protein 8 homolog: MVFSDVNYLTNSAPPAAAEWSSLLRPLRGREPEGMWNLLSIVREMYRRCDRNAVRLLEVITEEVMACDQILVWWFNIKLALLVGSNGHGGGKHSNTHSNSNATQHACASLCDEIVVLWRLASLNPGLAPDERDMLHAQFTTWHLKILDRVAKNMVASSSHSSKQQQNLRNDAELFAGFKPAIEACYLDWEDYPIDGITHTQDTNPMYHCPFTCFKQNSESKAESSLGQVNSSQAVLQNNVKQFQQMPHHHHHFSHHHHHHHGHSTHHSSAVLASASSSSGAGTSASGGIMVGSSTCNAASGSGANSGKSHHRREYRHRERCYGSSNSSSDSVPDRLNEAASSSKIDQHLSTAATAINSGGNRSSVSSEGFCENDDDVNVMDELSAPGPSKKIDSIIDSSNSSSSSAEDSVGKSSTMPSDSSDANSILNDMNNYDISGNIKLYEVYNQDPQPGTSSSTCSSSPSTATTATKIVPTELNRTSANKTQSEVEKQQSSDKALTSTPPKDASPESDRNERRPSKDESLSSSDSQPNIDEYNMYYYDSKQAQAQHQQEQQQKQRQPQEAKQQPQQVFSNLKPTEDAWDILFARAEGLHAHGHGREACILGVRLAEEMLANPPNLMIELPPPPKKKGKKHNINPISHQLSVLASATLAKCAFLCTVLAENSEHYHLAFRVCLFGLEMSRPPASTKPLEVKLANQESDLLGLLKRIPLGHPELKTIRERAEALRDGTLKSRGEALLPIMLASFIFDALVMPSIIGRENRMKVMSQSFRLPTDENLGFEAAVAALGLKANVSEAEHPLLCEGTRRQRGDLALTLLSYYKDEPRKIGRVMEKLLDREIHSLIKTPLLPSYYSNNPPTRSQTSQMRMEEYESSNQQLYAANDLQQPHHAGLPQNEFMVNSRPQSSTSAEVEIGMGGLNLGQPQPMPAGPAPGPSNTQPIISGPPGSVAGSVSTTTTRSKDSRFKGKRAYPSIPNQPSEASAHFMFELAKNVLTKAGGTSSTSLFTQASTNQNHQGPHRGLHMCAFQLGLYALGLHNCVSPNWLSRTYSSHVSWIIGQAMDIGAPAISFLIDTWEGHLTPPEAAGMADRASSRGWDSNMVNPAAELALSVLPHAAALNPNEIQRAILQCKEQSDRMLERACLTVENAAKGGGVYPEVLFQVARYWYELYLRNTPGGEMEPNEQHDYFNVNIMSLMDSGDIQQQAQPPPPANQPVVVSATPPQPYQQTVTTLAPIGLSPYGPYSFPCQGIYHQNIPYHANQMQMYISTPPQFQYPPPPAHSNPPQQPPGGYQQPLNTSYQPIQPHPPVAPQAYNPQQYPQVPVQVQVPPPPPNQQQMQQNMQYYGPQAVSMQQPPQPQQPPPPRPQPGHGYPPYAVPPTTPPVRQRHPHQFTPTQLRYLLAAYNAGMLALETLARRVHDDRPQAKYARNPPYGEDVKWLLRISKRLGTQYLHQFCVCAVNSIVSPFVLHEVAIESAHYLARNNPALVMQHLRSALAPLMQKCQQMYIQCIHQKLYHLTVADYEEFTGTILSARNAFQITPEGSAQFKDWLQSIKRSKSCKKELWTQINAALNSK; encoded by the exons ATGGTATTCAGCGATGTAAATTATCTGACAAACTCGGCCCCTCCGGCTGCCGCTGAATGGAGTTCACTACTGCGTCCACTGAGGGGAAGGGAACCGGAAGGCATGTGGAATCTGCTTTCCATTGTGAGAGAAATGTATAGGCGATGTGATCGAAACGCGGTTCGATTGTTGGAAGTCATCACGGAGGAAGTGATGGCATGCGATCAAATTTTGGTTTGGTGGTTCAACATCAAACTGGCATTGTTGGTGGGGTCAAATGGTCACGGAGGAGGGAAGCATAGTAATACGCATTCCAATTCAAACGCAACACAGCACGCGTGCGCTTCTTTGTGTGACGAAATTGTGGTTTTATGGAGGTTGGCTTCACTGAATCCTGGTCTAGCTCCCGACGAGCGAGATATGCTCCATGCCCAATTTACTACGTGGCACTTGAAAATTCTTGACAGGGTCGCGAAGAACATGGTAGCTTCATCATCACACAGCAGTAAACAGCAGCAAAATTTAAGGAATGATGCAGAATTGTTTGCGGGATTCAAACCGGCAATCGAGGCATGCTATCTGGATTGGGAAGATTACCCCATCGATGGCATAACACACACGCAGGACACGAATCCTATGTATCATTGTCCGTTCACGTGTTTTAAGCAAAATAGTGAGTCAAAGGCTGAATCTAGTTTAGGACAGGTTAACTCAAGTCAGGCGGTATTGCAGAATAATGTAAAACAATTTCAACAGATGCCACATCACCATCATCATTTtagtcatcatcatcaccatcaccacGGGCACTCTACGCATCATAGTAGTGCGGTGCTTGCTTCAGCTTCTTCGAGTTCGGGTGCTGGGACCTCCGCTAGTGGTGGAATTATGGTCGGAAGTAGCACATGTAACGCAGCATCCGGTTCCGGTGCAAACTCCGGAAAATCTCATCACCGTCGGGAATACCGCCATCGGGAACGATGTTACGGTTCGAGCAACAGTAGCAGCGACAGTGTGCCGGATCGCTTGAATGAAGCGGCCAGCAGTTCAAAGATCGACCAGCATCTATCCACAGCGGCGACAGCCATAAACAGTGGTGGAAATCGGTCAAGCGTCAGCAGTGAAGGATTTTGTGAAAACGATGACGATGTCAATGTCATGGATGAATTGTCTGCTCCCGGCCCAAGTAAAAAAATCGATAGCATTATCGATTCATCCAATAGTTCTTCATCGAGCGCAGAGGACAGTGTCGGTAAAAGTTCCACTATGCCGTCAGATAGTAGTGATGCAAATAGTATTCTAAATGATATGAATAACTATGATATTTCCGGTAACATCAAGTTGTACGAAGTTTACAATCAAGATCCCCAACCCGGGACTTCAAGTTCAACATGCTCGTCGTCACCTTCGACGGCTACGACCGCTACGAAAATCGTTCCAACTGAACTCAATCGAACAAGTGCCAACAAAACCCAAAGTGAGGTAGAAAAGCAGCAGAGTTCCGATAAAGCTTTGACATCTACTCCGCCCAAGGATGCATCACCCGAGTCGGACAGGAACGAACGCCGTCCATCCAAGGACGAGAGTCTTTCTAGCTCCGATAGCCAACCAAACATCGACGAGTACAATATGTACTACTACGATTCGAAACAAGCTCAAGCACAGCATCAACAGGAACAGCAACAAAAGCAAAGGCAACCTCAAGAAGCGAAACAGCAACCACAACAGGTATTTTCCAATCTGAAGCCCACGGAAGATGCCTGGGACATACTATTTGCCCGAGCGGAAGGACTTCACGCTCATGGGCATGGACGCGAAGCGTGCATCCTCGGGGTTCGATTAGCAGAAGAAATGCTTGCAAATCCTCCCAATCTGATGATAGAACTTCCGCCTCCACCGAAAAAGAAAGGCAAAAAGCACAACATTAACCCTATTTCGCATCAACTCAGCGTGTTAGCTTCGGCTACACTGGCGAAATGTGCTTTCTTGTGCACAGTCCTGGCAGAAAATTCGGAACACTATCATCTAGCATTTCGCGTATGTTTATTCGGCCTAGAAATGTCTCGCCCGCCTGCGAGTACCAAACCGCTGGAAGTAAAGCTCGCTAATCAGGAATCAGATCTTCTCGGCTTGTTGAAACGGATACCTCTCGGGCATCCGGAGCTAAAAACCATTCGCGAAAGAGCAGAAGCTTTACGCGATGGTACGCTCAAATCACGTGGCGAAGCGTTACTGCCCATAATGTTGGCAAGTTTCATTTTCGATGCACTGGTTATGCCGAGTATCATCGGAAGGGAAAATAGAATGAAAGTCATGAGTCAGTCTTTCCGGCTGCCTACGGATGAAAATCTAGGGTTCGAAGCAGCTGTCGCTGCTCTAGGTCTCAAAGCGAACGTTTCCGAAGCAGAACATCCGCTACTCTGCGAAGGAACTCGCCGACAACGAGGTGATCTCGCCCTTACTCTATTGTCGTACTATAAAGACGAACCGAGAAAAATTGGACGCgtcatggagaaattattggaccgCGAAATACATTCGCTTATCAAAACTCCTCTTTTGCCTTCGTATTACTCAAATAATCCGCCAACACGAAGTCAGACATCACAAATGCGGATGGAAGAGTATGAATCCAGCAATCAGCAACTATATGCTGCGAATGATCTCCAACAGCCTCACCATGCCGGATTGCCACAAAATGAATTCATGGTCAACAGCCGTCCTCAAAGTAGTACTAGTGCTGAAGTCGAAATCGGTATGGGAGGTCTTAATCTTGGACAGCCTCAACCTATGCCGGCGGGTCCGGCACCTGGGCCCTCCAATACGCAGCCTATAATCTCTGGGCCACCTGGAAGCGTTGCTGGGTCAGTATCGACGACCACAACTCGTTCGAAAGATTCCCGCTTCAAAGGAAAGCGAGCCTATCCGTCTATTCCGAATCAGCCATCCGAGGCAAGTGCTCACTTTATGTTCGAGTTGGCAAAGAATGTTCTCACCAAAGCAGGTGGTACATCATCTACATCGTTATTTACGCAAGCCTCAACGAATCAAAACCATCAGGGTCCACATCGAGGGTTGCATATGTGTGCTTTTCAACTCGGATTGTACGCCCTTGGTTTGCACAATTGTGTCAGTCCTAATTGGCTCTCACGAACCTATTCATCTCACGTCTCGTGGATTATCGGGCAAGCTATGGATATTGGTGCGCCGGCGATATCGTTTTTGATCGACACTTGGGAGGGTCATCTGACTCCACCGGAAGCGGCCGGCATGGCAGATAGAGCTTCCTCAAGAGGATGGGATAGCAACATGGTGAACCCTGCTGCTGAATTAGCGCTATCCGTGTTGCCTCACGCAGCAGCTTTGAATCCCAATGAAATTCAGCGTGCGATTTTGCAATGTAAGGAACAGAGTGATAGAATGCTGGAACGAGCATGTCTAACCGTGGAAAACGCAGCAAAAGGAGGCGGTGTATATCCGGAAGTTCTGTTCCAAGTCGCTCGTTACTGGTACGAACTTTATTTGAGAAACACCCCTGGCGGAGAGATGGAACCAAATGAACAGCATGATTATTTCAATGTGAATATCATGTCTTTGATGGATTCCGGAGATATTCAACAACAAGCTCAACCCCCTCCTCCAGCTAATCAACCCGTCGTAGTTAGTGCCACTCCACCACAGCCGTATCAACAAACTGTCACCACTTTGGCTCCTATCGGTCTATCACCATACGGGCCCTACAGTTTCCCGTGTCAAGGAATATATCACCAGAACATTCCCTATCATGCCAATCAGATGCAGATGTATATATCGACGCCTCCTCAATTCCAATATCCTCCACCACCAGCACATAGTAATCCTCCACAGCAACCACCCGGAGGATACCAACAGCCGCTCAATACAAGCTATCAACCAATTCAGCCTCATCCGCCGGTGGCCCCTCAGGCATACAATCCGCAGCAGTATCCTCAGGTTCCTGTCCAGGTTCAAGTACCGCCGCCACCACCAAATCAGCAGCAAATGCAACAAAATATGCAATACTATGGACCACAGGCCGTCTCTATGCAGCAGCCTCCTCAACCACAACAGCCACCACCACCTCGTCCTCAACCAGGACACGGCTATCCACCGTACGCGGTGCCCCCAACTACACCACCCGTTCGGCAACGCCATCCCCATCAATTCACTCCCACTCAGCTGCGATACTTGCTGGCGGCCTACAATGCCGGTATGCTTGCGCTCGAAACCCTTGCCCGGCGGGTTCATGACGATAGACCGCAAGCCAAATACGCCCGCAATCCACCCTACGGGGAGGACGTCAAATGGTTGCTCCGCATCTCGAAACGTCTGGGTACGCAGTATCTTCATCAGTTTTGCGTTTGCGCCGTGAATTCGATCGTCTCACCGTTCGTTCTGCATGAAGTGGCCATCGAATCGGCTCACTATCTCGCCCGTAACAATCCGGCTCTGGTGATGCAACATCTCCGCTCGGCACTGGCACCGCtgatgcaaaaatgtcaacagat GTACATACAATGCATACACCAGAAGTTGTACCATCTAACGGTGGCGGATTACGAAGAATTCACCGGCACTATCCTGTCGGCGCGGAATGCATTCCAGATAACACCGGAAGGAAGTGCACAGTTCAAAGACTGGTTGCAATCGATCAAGCG TTCAAAATCATGCAAGAAAGAACTTTGGACGCAGATCAATGCAGCGTTGAACTCCAAATGA